One Micromonospora craniellae genomic region harbors:
- a CDS encoding GNAT family N-acetyltransferase encodes MLQEQDVGHRIVVRRIVGSRAGRPVFSDALGELVELTETHLEMTTRQGRLRVPIAEVHRAKRVPPTRRPTADAVVELELAAEEAWPAPVRGRLGDWLLRSADGWTGRANSALPVGDPDRPLPAALDAVERWYAERGRPAIVNTPLPLAAPVGAELDLRGWDSRPLVLVQTVPLADLTAPGGRVARAATAAAPAVELTAAPSEDWLTVTVGRKGGLPDAARHVLTAVGQVRFAHAYDGDTLVGVGRGTVTGAGRWLGLSLIEVLPEARRAGVAVAVIGALAGWAGRAGATDVFLQVEQRNAPAVTLYRTLGFTTHHTYRSRVAPS; translated from the coding sequence GTGCTCCAAGAGCAGGATGTGGGACACCGGATCGTGGTCCGGCGGATCGTGGGCTCACGCGCCGGTCGGCCGGTGTTCTCCGACGCCCTCGGCGAGCTGGTCGAGCTGACCGAGACCCATCTGGAGATGACCACCCGGCAGGGTCGGCTGCGCGTGCCGATCGCCGAGGTGCACCGCGCCAAACGGGTCCCGCCGACCCGCCGGCCCACCGCCGACGCCGTGGTCGAGCTGGAACTCGCCGCCGAAGAGGCGTGGCCGGCGCCCGTCCGGGGTCGGCTCGGCGACTGGCTGCTGCGCTCCGCCGACGGCTGGACCGGTCGGGCCAACTCCGCGCTGCCGGTCGGCGACCCCGACCGTCCGCTGCCGGCCGCACTCGACGCGGTCGAACGCTGGTACGCCGAACGGGGCCGGCCGGCGATCGTCAACACGCCGTTGCCGCTGGCCGCCCCGGTCGGCGCCGAACTCGACCTGCGCGGCTGGGACAGCCGCCCACTGGTGCTGGTGCAGACCGTGCCGCTGGCCGACCTCACCGCACCCGGCGGCCGGGTGGCCCGCGCGGCCACGGCCGCCGCACCCGCCGTCGAGCTGACCGCCGCGCCGTCGGAGGACTGGCTCACGGTGACCGTCGGCCGCAAGGGCGGGCTACCGGACGCGGCCCGGCACGTGCTCACCGCCGTCGGACAGGTCCGCTTCGCGCACGCGTACGACGGGGACACGCTGGTCGGGGTCGGTCGGGGCACGGTCACCGGCGCGGGTCGCTGGCTGGGTCTGTCCCTGATCGAGGTGCTGCCCGAGGCCCGCCGCGCAGGGGTGGCCGTCGCCGTGATCGGCGCGCTCGCCGGGTGGGCCGGCAGGGCCGGCGCCACCGACGTCTTCCTCCAGGTCGAGCAGCGCAACGCGCCCGCCGTGACGCTCTACCGCACGCTGGGCTTCACCACCCACCACACCTACCGGAGCCGGGTCGCCCCGAGCTGA
- the fdxA gene encoding ferredoxin, whose protein sequence is MTYIIAEPCVDVLDKACIEECPVDCIYEGNRMLYIHPDECVDCGACEPVCPVEAIFYEDDVPEQWKDYTGANYEFFEDLGSPGGASKIGKVEKDATFVAAQPPRGEGH, encoded by the coding sequence GTGACCTACATCATCGCCGAGCCGTGCGTGGATGTGCTCGACAAGGCATGCATCGAGGAGTGCCCGGTCGACTGCATTTACGAGGGCAACCGGATGCTCTACATCCACCCCGACGAGTGTGTCGACTGTGGTGCCTGTGAGCCTGTGTGCCCGGTCGAGGCGATCTTCTACGAGGACGACGTCCCCGAGCAGTGGAAGGACTACACCGGCGCCAACTACGAGTTCTTCGAGGACCTGGGCTCGCCCGGGGGCGCCTCCAAGATCGGCAAGGTGGAGAAGGACGCGACCTTCGTCGCCGCGCAGCCGCCGCGCGGCGAGGGACACTGA
- the dapC gene encoding succinyldiaminopimelate transaminase, giving the protein MNAPAPVSARLPEFTWDTLDAAATLAAAHPDGLINLSMGTPVDPVPEVIRRALADASDAPGYPLTAGTPALRAAITAWVARSCGADVDGFGVLPTIGSKELVAWLPTLLGVGPGDVVVVPSVAYPTYEDGARLAGATTVRADSLTAVGPTSRVRLVWVNSPGNPTGRVLPAAHLRKVVDWARERGAVVASDECYLPLGWDAEPVSVLSPEVCGGSYDSVLAVHSLSKRSNLAGYRAGFVAGAPALVAELLKIRKHAGMIVPKPVQAAMVAALHDEEHATVQRERYRARREVLRAAFTGAGFTVTHSEAGLYLWLTRGEDCWDTVDWLARRGILVAAGDFYGPTAGQYVRVALTESDERVAAVATRLAGP; this is encoded by the coding sequence CTGAACGCCCCCGCGCCGGTCTCGGCGCGGCTGCCCGAGTTCACCTGGGACACGCTGGACGCTGCGGCGACCCTGGCCGCGGCGCATCCGGACGGCCTGATCAACCTCTCCATGGGTACGCCGGTCGATCCGGTGCCGGAGGTGATCCGGCGTGCCCTGGCCGATGCGTCGGACGCACCGGGGTACCCGCTCACCGCCGGTACCCCGGCCCTGCGTGCGGCGATCACGGCCTGGGTGGCCCGGTCCTGCGGTGCCGACGTCGACGGGTTCGGGGTGCTGCCGACGATCGGGTCGAAGGAGCTGGTCGCCTGGTTGCCGACCCTGCTGGGGGTGGGGCCGGGTGACGTCGTGGTGGTGCCGTCGGTGGCCTACCCCACCTACGAGGACGGGGCCCGGCTGGCCGGGGCCACCACGGTCCGCGCCGACTCGCTGACCGCGGTCGGTCCGACCTCCCGGGTGCGCCTGGTCTGGGTCAACTCGCCGGGCAACCCGACCGGTCGGGTGCTGCCCGCCGCCCACCTGCGCAAGGTGGTGGACTGGGCGCGGGAGCGTGGCGCGGTGGTCGCCAGCGACGAGTGCTACCTGCCGCTGGGCTGGGACGCCGAGCCGGTCTCGGTGCTCTCGCCGGAGGTCTGTGGCGGTTCGTACGACTCGGTGCTGGCCGTGCACTCGCTCTCCAAGCGGTCCAACCTCGCCGGGTACCGGGCGGGTTTCGTGGCCGGCGCCCCCGCCCTGGTGGCTGAGCTTCTCAAGATCCGCAAGCACGCGGGGATGATCGTGCCCAAGCCGGTGCAGGCGGCGATGGTGGCCGCGCTGCACGACGAGGAGCACGCCACCGTGCAGCGGGAGCGTTACCGGGCGCGTCGGGAGGTCCTGCGGGCCGCGTTCACCGGGGCCGGGTTCACCGTCACGCACTCCGAGGCGGGGCTCTACCTGTGGTTGACCCGGGGCGAGGACTGCTGGGACACGGTCGACTGGCTGGCTCGGCGCGGCATCCTGGTCGCCGCCGGTGACTTCTACGGACCCACCGCCGGGCAGTACGTCCGGGTGGCGCTGACCGAGTCCGACGAGCGGGTCGCCGCCGTCGCCACCCGCCTCGCCGGACCCTGA
- a CDS encoding prephenate dehydrogenase → MRAAVLGTGLIGGSVLLRLHAAGLDVTGWDPDDATRRQARLAGVPTAERLADAVAGRDVVFLGGPLPTLPATLVKVAAATAPDCLLTDVGSTKAELAAFAAARGLTHRFVPGHPMAGTDRAGLGAARPELFAGAAWVLCPAPDGLVAFRRLAALVTEVIGARVVPMAADRHDAVAALSSHVPHLLAGALAGAAQRSPLRDAVLTLAAGSFRDGTRVAGTPAPRTANMLRGNRDQVLAALAEVTAYLDELAHALRAGDGDTLTARYAEAGAARVALAGRPYQRTVRPFPVDGEAADEVAWLTGLGASGGHLSGCQVTGEAVFYTARLPQAG, encoded by the coding sequence ATGCGGGCGGCGGTGCTCGGCACCGGCCTGATCGGCGGTTCGGTGCTGCTCCGGCTGCACGCGGCCGGGCTGGACGTGACGGGCTGGGATCCGGACGACGCGACCCGTCGCCAGGCCCGGCTGGCCGGCGTACCCACTGCGGAGCGGCTGGCCGACGCGGTGGCCGGCCGGGACGTGGTCTTCCTCGGCGGGCCGCTGCCGACCCTGCCGGCGACCCTGGTCAAGGTGGCCGCGGCGACCGCCCCGGACTGCCTGCTCACCGACGTGGGCAGCACCAAGGCCGAGCTGGCCGCCTTCGCCGCCGCCCGGGGCCTGACCCACCGGTTCGTGCCCGGCCATCCGATGGCCGGCACCGACCGGGCCGGTCTCGGCGCGGCCCGGCCGGAGCTGTTCGCCGGCGCCGCCTGGGTGCTCTGTCCCGCGCCGGACGGGTTGGTCGCGTTCCGCCGGCTGGCCGCCCTGGTCACCGAGGTGATCGGAGCCCGGGTCGTGCCGATGGCGGCGGACCGGCACGACGCCGTGGCCGCGCTCTCCTCGCACGTGCCGCACCTGCTCGCCGGTGCCCTGGCCGGGGCGGCCCAGCGCTCGCCGCTGCGCGACGCCGTGCTCACCCTGGCCGCCGGCAGCTTCCGCGACGGCACCCGGGTCGCCGGCACCCCGGCCCCGCGCACCGCGAACATGCTGCGCGGCAACCGCGACCAGGTGCTCGCCGCCCTGGCCGAGGTCACCGCCTATCTGGACGAGTTGGCGCACGCGCTGCGGGCCGGTGACGGCGACACGCTCACCGCCCGCTACGCCGAGGCGGGCGCCGCCCGCGTCGCGCTCGCCGGTCGGCCGTACCAGCGGACGGTCCGCCCGTTCCCGGTCGACGGCGAGGCGGCCGACGAGGTCGCCTGGCTGACCGGGCTGGGCGCGTCGGGCGGTCACCTCAGCGGGTGCCAGGTCACCGGCGAGGCGGTCTTCTACACCGCCCGGCTCCCACAGGCTGGTTGA
- a CDS encoding SIMPL domain-containing protein, translating into MVDGPVVTVRGEAYREVAPEEARFTVTALARDRDREPTLTRLAERAAAVRVLLDSYGPTIDRRETGDLRVRPETRRSGERVVAWHGSVVTTVAVSDFTALGELMLRLADQDQVAVAGPWWSLRPDSPAFREARHAAIADALLRAREYAEALDAQVTDLIELADEGGGQPMMARMAFDTGGVESTTPPELVLDPQPQSVHAAVRARFAISRPVLS; encoded by the coding sequence ATGGTGGACGGACCGGTGGTGACCGTACGCGGCGAGGCGTACCGGGAAGTCGCTCCGGAGGAGGCCCGGTTCACGGTCACCGCGCTCGCGCGCGACCGGGACCGCGAGCCCACGCTGACCCGGCTGGCCGAGCGGGCCGCCGCGGTCCGGGTGCTGCTCGACTCGTATGGGCCGACGATCGACCGCCGGGAGACCGGCGACCTGCGGGTGCGGCCCGAGACGCGGCGCTCCGGCGAGCGGGTGGTGGCCTGGCACGGCTCGGTGGTGACGACGGTGGCGGTCAGCGACTTCACCGCGCTCGGCGAGCTGATGTTGCGCCTGGCCGACCAGGACCAGGTCGCGGTCGCGGGGCCCTGGTGGTCGCTGCGGCCGGACAGCCCGGCCTTCCGGGAGGCCCGGCACGCCGCGATCGCCGATGCCCTGCTGCGCGCCCGCGAGTACGCCGAGGCACTCGACGCGCAGGTCACCGACCTGATCGAGCTAGCTGACGAGGGCGGCGGGCAGCCGATGATGGCGCGGATGGCGTTCGACACCGGTGGGGTCGAGTCGACCACCCCGCCGGAGTTGGTGCTCGACCCGCAACCACAGTCGGTGCACGCGGCGGTGCGGGCCCGGTTCGCGATCAGCCGGCCGGTCCTGTCCTGA
- the dapD gene encoding 2,3,4,5-tetrahydropyridine-2,6-dicarboxylate N-succinyltransferase, translating into MTSTESAWGIGLATVTADDQVLDTWYPTGKLGLGELPLVPGEDQADVLDLPPGAIGDRALPGLRTVQVVTVIGSLDDPIKDASDAYLRLHLLSHRLVRPNELNLDGVFGKLANVAWTSAGPCPPERVDELRVIERAAGRHLAVYGVDKFPRMTDYVVPSGVRIADADRVRLGAHLASGTTVMHEGFVNFNAGTLGTSMVEGRIVQGVVVGDGSDIGGGASIMGTLSGGGTDKVRIGERSLIGANAGVGISLGDDCVVEAGCYITAASKLALPDGRVVKARELSGVDGLLFWRNSITGGLEARPRTGQGVTLNAALHAND; encoded by the coding sequence GTGACGTCCACAGAATCCGCGTGGGGCATCGGCCTGGCCACCGTGACCGCCGACGACCAGGTGCTCGACACCTGGTATCCGACCGGCAAACTGGGCCTCGGCGAGCTGCCGCTGGTCCCCGGCGAGGACCAGGCCGACGTGCTGGACCTGCCGCCGGGCGCGATCGGCGACCGGGCCCTGCCGGGTCTGCGTACCGTCCAGGTGGTCACCGTGATCGGCTCGCTGGACGACCCGATCAAGGACGCCAGTGACGCGTACCTGCGACTGCACCTGCTCTCCCACCGCCTGGTGCGGCCCAACGAGCTCAACCTCGACGGCGTCTTCGGCAAGCTGGCCAACGTGGCCTGGACCTCCGCCGGGCCGTGCCCGCCGGAGCGGGTCGACGAGCTGCGCGTCATCGAGCGGGCCGCCGGCCGCCACCTGGCCGTGTACGGGGTGGACAAGTTCCCCCGGATGACCGACTACGTGGTGCCCTCGGGCGTCCGGATCGCCGACGCCGACCGGGTCCGCCTCGGTGCCCACCTCGCCTCCGGCACCACCGTGATGCACGAGGGCTTCGTCAACTTCAACGCCGGCACGCTCGGTACCTCCATGGTCGAGGGCCGGATCGTGCAGGGCGTGGTGGTCGGTGACGGTTCCGACATCGGCGGCGGCGCCTCCATCATGGGCACCCTGTCCGGCGGCGGCACCGACAAGGTACGCATCGGCGAGCGCAGCCTGATCGGGGCGAACGCCGGTGTCGGCATCTCGTTGGGCGACGACTGCGTGGTGGAGGCGGGGTGCTACATCACCGCCGCCTCGAAGCTCGCCCTGCCGGACGGCCGGGTGGTCAAGGCCCGCGAGCTGTCCGGGGTCGACGGGCTGCTGTTCTGGCGCAACTCGATCACCGGTGGGCTGGAGGCCCGGCCGCGTACCGGTCAGGGCGTCACCCTGAACGCCGCCCTACACGCCAACGACTGA
- the dapE gene encoding succinyl-diaminopimelate desuccinylase: protein MENPLTPEVLADPVALTRALVDIESVSLNEKAIADCVEEVLRKLPHLATYRHGNTVMARTDLGRASRVVLAGHLDTVPLNNNFPSTLRGDLMYGCGTSDMKSGVAFALHLAATLPDPRYDVTYFFYEAEEIESRYNGLRLVAEAYPEWLTADFALLLEPTHGIVEAGCQGTMRATVVTTGVRAHSARAWHGVNAVHSAGEVLRRLSEYQARRVAIDGCDYREGMNAVRINGGVAGNVVPDRCEIEVNYRFAPDRTPAEAEAHLREVLAGYEMTVTDCASGALPGLEAPPAQEFLAAVGAAPIGKLGWTDVACFAAMGIPALNFGPGDPNLAHHPDEHVEIGKIRDGAATLYRWLAPA, encoded by the coding sequence ATGGAGAACCCGCTTACCCCCGAGGTCCTCGCCGATCCGGTGGCGTTGACCCGCGCCCTGGTCGACATCGAGTCGGTCTCGCTCAACGAGAAGGCCATCGCCGACTGCGTCGAGGAGGTGCTGCGGAAGCTGCCCCACCTGGCCACCTACCGGCACGGGAACACGGTGATGGCGCGTACCGACCTGGGGCGGGCGTCCCGGGTGGTGTTGGCCGGTCATCTGGACACGGTGCCGTTGAACAACAACTTCCCGTCCACGCTGCGCGGCGACCTGATGTACGGCTGCGGCACCTCGGACATGAAGTCCGGGGTGGCCTTCGCCCTGCACCTCGCGGCCACCCTGCCCGACCCGCGCTACGACGTGACGTACTTCTTCTACGAGGCCGAGGAGATCGAGTCCCGGTACAACGGCCTGCGGCTGGTGGCCGAGGCGTACCCGGAGTGGTTGACGGCCGACTTCGCCCTGCTGCTCGAACCGACGCACGGAATCGTGGAGGCGGGCTGCCAGGGCACGATGCGGGCGACGGTGGTCACCACCGGCGTACGGGCCCACTCCGCTCGCGCCTGGCACGGGGTGAACGCGGTGCACAGCGCCGGTGAGGTGCTGCGACGGCTGTCGGAGTACCAGGCGCGACGGGTCGCCATCGACGGGTGCGACTACCGCGAGGGCATGAACGCGGTGCGGATCAACGGTGGGGTGGCCGGCAACGTGGTGCCGGACCGGTGCGAGATCGAGGTCAACTACCGTTTCGCGCCGGACCGTACGCCCGCCGAGGCGGAGGCGCATCTGCGCGAGGTGCTCGCCGGGTACGAAATGACGGTGACCGACTGCGCGTCCGGCGCGCTTCCCGGGCTGGAGGCTCCGCCCGCCCAGGAGTTCCTGGCGGCGGTGGGTGCCGCGCCGATCGGCAAGCTGGGGTGGACCGACGTGGCCTGCTTCGCGGCCATGGGGATCCCGGCGCTCAACTTCGGTCCGGGCGATCCCAACCTCGCCCACCATCCGGACGAGCACGTCGAGATCGGCAAGATCCGTGACGGGGCCGCCACGCTGTACCGCTGGCTCGCCCCCGCCTGA
- a CDS encoding LOG family protein: MTQSNRREPGRERHRGAVTLRRQAITTSTADQRLLDSRARADWKTKDAWRALRILSEFVEGFDTLADLPPAVSVFGSARSKPDSPECQLAEALGAALARAGYAVITGGGPGVMEAANRGASEAGGQSVGLGIELPFEQGINEWVDLAIDFRYFFARKTMFVKYAQAFVVLPGGFGTMDELFEALTLVQTGKVTRFPVVLMGTEYWQGLLDWLRDTMAAEGKIGPVDLELICVTDDVAAAVRHIVEAEAALNTEQEAVRADAVARTAADQQAAAELAEQAEQTER; encoded by the coding sequence ATGACTCAGAGCAACCGCCGCGAACCAGGACGGGAGCGGCACCGCGGCGCCGTCACACTGCGCCGCCAGGCGATCACCACCAGCACGGCGGACCAGCGGCTGCTGGATTCGCGGGCCCGCGCGGACTGGAAGACCAAGGACGCCTGGCGGGCGCTACGCATACTCTCCGAATTCGTCGAGGGCTTCGACACCCTCGCCGACCTGCCGCCCGCGGTCAGCGTCTTCGGTAGCGCCCGGAGCAAGCCGGACAGCCCGGAGTGTCAGCTCGCCGAGGCGCTCGGCGCGGCCCTGGCCCGGGCCGGCTACGCCGTGATTACCGGAGGGGGGCCCGGCGTGATGGAGGCGGCCAACCGGGGCGCGAGCGAGGCCGGTGGGCAGTCCGTCGGCCTCGGCATCGAACTCCCCTTCGAGCAGGGCATCAACGAGTGGGTCGACCTGGCCATCGACTTCCGCTACTTCTTCGCCCGCAAGACCATGTTCGTCAAGTACGCCCAGGCGTTCGTCGTGCTGCCCGGCGGCTTCGGCACCATGGACGAGCTGTTCGAGGCGCTCACCCTGGTGCAGACCGGCAAGGTCACCCGGTTCCCGGTGGTGCTGATGGGCACCGAGTACTGGCAGGGGCTGCTCGACTGGCTGCGCGACACGATGGCCGCCGAGGGCAAGATCGGACCGGTCGACCTGGAGCTGATCTGCGTCACCGACGACGTCGCGGCGGCCGTCCGGCACATCGTGGAGGCCGAGGCGGCGCTCAACACGGAGCAGGAGGCGGTACGCGCGGACGCGGTCGCCCGTACCGCGGCGGACCAGCAGGCGGCGGCCGAACTGGCTGAGCAGGCCGAGCAGACGGAGCGCTGA
- a CDS encoding LOG family protein, with protein sequence MAAICVFCASSRTLDQRWLDLAEATGAELARRGHTVVSGGGCVGMMGALVEGARAAGGRTVGIIPQALVDLEVADLASDELVITDSMASRKILMVEKSDAFLTLPGGLGTLDELFEVWTTATLALHRKPTVVVDTDGFYTPLLDWLRAVTDQNFLKPAGFDLVQVADTVPTALDLIEATLT encoded by the coding sequence GTGGCCGCGATCTGCGTGTTCTGCGCCTCGTCCCGCACGCTGGACCAGCGGTGGCTCGACCTGGCCGAGGCCACCGGCGCGGAACTCGCCCGACGGGGCCACACGGTGGTCAGCGGCGGCGGCTGTGTCGGAATGATGGGCGCACTTGTCGAAGGGGCCCGCGCGGCCGGCGGTCGGACGGTCGGAATCATCCCGCAGGCGCTGGTCGACCTGGAGGTCGCCGACCTCGCCTCCGACGAACTGGTGATCACCGATTCGATGGCCAGCCGCAAGATCCTCATGGTCGAGAAGTCGGACGCGTTCCTCACCCTGCCCGGTGGGCTGGGCACCCTCGACGAACTCTTCGAGGTCTGGACCACCGCCACCCTGGCCCTGCACCGCAAGCCGACGGTGGTGGTGGACACCGACGGCTTCTACACCCCGTTGCTGGACTGGCTGCGCGCGGTCACCGACCAGAACTTCCTCAAGCCCGCCGGCTTCGATCTCGTGCAGGTCGCCGACACCGTCCCCACCGCCCTCGACCTCATCGAGGCAACCCTCACCTGA